The following are encoded together in the Sebaldella termitidis ATCC 33386 genome:
- a CDS encoding ShlB/FhaC/HecB family hemolysin secretion/activation protein, which translates to MNKSIILAFFLLGSIVFSAGVGDIIERNNAAIENERRQQELERRQRELERENFGKEPQIIDGTDEVDTSVRFFIRKIEVQDEYNLLNKAEIKAVTKKYLNRKLSSKDINKLMTDLNNKYIEKGYITTRVRLDETQNLSEGTIRLITLPGTVEGASLNENTFSDRMKVFMSVPKNKKRILRLQDTEQATDQFNRVSSNNVEIKIAPGQEAGGSILQIENQQSRTFSANISYNNYGDESTGRDRAKIDITKDNLLGINDSFYASYQRGRNKRPLRNDYTGSSSIPPGTIIKDKDDLLPADTEAEPEKFNEDWSLNYSFPFRYWTFSTGYSHSYYISSSEGYNGLYDTSGRSTQFNLNADRVVYRNKMSKISINGGLKLKTNQNYFEDVQLVDRRLTIGSLGINYSRGFFGGILGFDVSYDRGLPWFRSADDHEKEIDDPKGRFDKYGVNINWYKPMTIGKQRFTYRLVGVGQYTQDVLYGSEKISMGDEYTIRGYKGDSISGDKGYYVKNELSYNLNISKIGSISPYIGYDFGESWNNEVHDIYRYGYMRGFAVGVKYYGEIFNFDIAYTKPDKASGYVSKPEDEVYVTFGIKF; encoded by the coding sequence ATGAATAAAAGTATAATATTAGCATTTTTTTTATTAGGAAGCATTGTATTTTCAGCAGGAGTGGGAGATATAATAGAAAGAAATAATGCTGCGATAGAAAATGAAAGAAGACAGCAGGAATTAGAGAGAAGACAAAGGGAGTTAGAACGTGAAAATTTTGGAAAAGAACCTCAAATAATAGATGGTACTGATGAGGTCGATACAAGTGTAAGGTTCTTTATCAGAAAGATAGAAGTGCAGGATGAATATAATCTTCTGAATAAAGCTGAGATAAAAGCCGTAACGAAGAAATATCTGAACAGAAAGCTGAGCTCCAAGGATATAAACAAACTTATGACAGATCTTAATAATAAATATATAGAAAAGGGATATATAACAACAAGGGTAAGGCTTGACGAAACACAAAACCTAAGTGAGGGAACGATAAGACTGATAACTCTGCCCGGAACAGTAGAGGGAGCGAGCCTGAATGAAAATACCTTCTCTGACAGGATGAAGGTATTTATGTCAGTTCCAAAGAATAAGAAGAGAATATTAAGATTACAGGATACAGAACAGGCAACAGATCAGTTTAACAGGGTATCAAGTAATAATGTAGAGATAAAAATAGCACCAGGACAGGAAGCAGGAGGCTCTATACTACAGATAGAAAACCAGCAGAGCAGGACATTCAGTGCAAATATCTCATATAATAACTATGGAGATGAATCAACAGGAAGAGACAGAGCAAAGATAGATATTACGAAGGATAATCTTTTGGGAATAAATGACAGTTTTTATGCTTCATATCAGAGAGGGAGGAATAAGAGACCCTTGAGAAATGATTATACAGGCTCGTCATCAATACCGCCGGGAACGATAATCAAGGATAAGGATGATCTTCTTCCAGCAGATACAGAAGCGGAACCGGAAAAGTTCAATGAGGACTGGTCATTGAACTATTCATTTCCGTTCAGATACTGGACATTCAGTACAGGCTACAGTCATTCCTACTATATAAGCAGCAGTGAAGGATATAACGGACTGTATGATACAAGCGGGAGATCAACCCAGTTTAATCTGAATGCAGACAGAGTGGTATACAGAAATAAAATGAGTAAGATAAGTATAAACGGAGGACTAAAGCTAAAGACAAACCAGAATTACTTTGAAGATGTCCAGCTTGTAGACAGGAGACTGACAATAGGAAGTCTTGGAATAAATTACAGCAGAGGCTTCTTTGGAGGAATACTGGGATTTGATGTTTCATATGACAGAGGACTGCCGTGGTTCAGATCAGCAGATGATCATGAAAAAGAAATCGATGATCCAAAGGGAAGATTTGACAAGTATGGAGTTAATATAAACTGGTATAAGCCGATGACAATAGGAAAGCAAAGATTTACATATAGACTGGTAGGAGTAGGACAATATACACAGGATGTGCTTTATGGAAGTGAAAAGATAAGTATGGGAGATGAATATACAATAAGAGGATATAAAGGAGATTCCATATCAGGAGATAAAGGATATTATGTAAAAAATGAGCTGTCATATAACTTAAATATATCCAAGATAGGAAGTATATCGCCGTATATAGGCTATGATTTTGGAGAGAGCTGGAATAATGAGGTGCATGATATATACAGATATGGATATATGAGGGGATTTGCAGTAGGAGTAAAGTATTACGGGGAAATATTTAATTTTGATATAGCATATACGAAGCCTGATAAGGCATCAGGATATGTAAGCAAGCCTGAAGATGAGGTATATGTGACATTTGGAATAAAATTTTAA